From Candidatus Ozemobacteraceae bacterium, one genomic window encodes:
- a CDS encoding DUF1018 domain-containing protein, with protein sequence MASKEQVKTIHVLVKALQIEEDVYRAMLEELGVASSKDLSFSQAAALIGRLAANAKSAGVWTPRQAPKRYEHLDIRSEEWASPAQLRLIEGLWNDVSYVPAEERRKALRRFIEKRFGFSALEFIPAKGVRRIVQTLEAMKADLERKSRSGGKAA encoded by the coding sequence ATGGCGAGCAAAGAGCAGGTCAAGACGATCCATGTTCTGGTCAAGGCGCTTCAGATCGAGGAAGACGTCTATCGCGCCATGCTCGAAGAGCTTGGCGTCGCGAGCTCGAAGGATCTTTCCTTCTCCCAGGCGGCGGCGCTGATCGGGCGTCTCGCGGCAAACGCCAAATCGGCGGGCGTCTGGACGCCTCGGCAGGCCCCCAAGCGGTATGAGCACCTGGACATTCGCTCCGAGGAGTGGGCCAGCCCCGCGCAGCTTCGCCTGATAGAGGGTCTCTGGAACGACGTTTCCTATGTGCCGGCGGAAGAGCGACGGAAGGCCCTGAGAAGGTTCATCGAGAAGCGGTTCGGCTTCTCGGCCCTCGAGTTCATTCCGGCGAAGGGCGTCCGCCGGATCGTCCAGACCCTGGAGGCGATGAAAGCCGACCTCGAACGGAAGAGCCGATCGGGCGGTAAAGCGGCCTGA
- a CDS encoding AAA family ATPase has protein sequence MTESNGTELHRNLRDLMDRNAVSITAVARGIGLSTATISQWLNHKYRGDVKKVEDAVRKFLTLQKERQARQETALCEPGFIKTSVASKVFEVASICHVDNDIGVICGDSGLGKTTAVKRFATEHAGVILLEADLGYTARVLFLELHKVLGLDGVGSLHTLFDEAVSKLRGSGRLIIVDEAEHLPYRALEMLRRLYDRAGVGVVLVGMQRLLGNLRGLKGDFAQLYSRVGVKAVLVSLRPSDVEEIVHASLPGSNGIWKQFHEATEGNARVLNKLIKRSAHIAEINGTEITADVIKAAKQTLIG, from the coding sequence ATGACGGAAAGCAATGGCACGGAACTTCACAGGAACCTACGCGATCTGATGGACCGGAACGCGGTCAGCATCACGGCCGTGGCGCGCGGCATCGGCCTTTCGACCGCCACGATCAGCCAGTGGCTGAACCACAAATACCGGGGTGACGTGAAGAAGGTCGAGGACGCGGTGAGAAAGTTTCTCACCCTCCAGAAAGAGCGTCAAGCCCGCCAGGAAACGGCCTTGTGCGAGCCCGGATTCATCAAGACCTCCGTCGCGAGCAAGGTGTTCGAAGTGGCGAGCATCTGCCACGTCGACAACGACATCGGCGTGATCTGCGGCGACTCCGGGCTGGGGAAGACCACGGCGGTGAAACGGTTCGCGACGGAACATGCCGGCGTGATCCTGCTCGAAGCCGATCTCGGGTATACCGCCCGCGTTCTTTTCCTCGAATTGCACAAGGTGCTCGGCCTCGACGGCGTCGGCTCCCTGCACACCCTGTTCGACGAGGCGGTGAGCAAGCTGCGCGGGTCCGGCCGCCTGATCATCGTGGACGAGGCGGAGCATCTGCCCTACCGCGCCCTCGAAATGCTGCGCCGCCTGTATGACCGGGCCGGTGTCGGCGTCGTGCTGGTCGGCATGCAGCGCCTGCTCGGCAACCTTCGCGGCCTGAAGGGCGATTTCGCCCAGCTCTACAGCCGCGTCGGCGTAAAGGCCGTCCTCGTGAGCCTCCGCCCGAGCGACGTCGAAGAGATCGTGCATGCGTCTCTCCCCGGCAGCAACGGCATCTGGAAGCAGTTCCACGAGGCCACCGAGGGAAACGCCCGCGTGCTGAACAAGCTCATCAAGCGCTCGGCGCACATCGCGGAGATCAACGGCACCGAGATCACGGCCGACGTCATCAAGGCCGCGAAGCAGACCCTGATCGGGTGA
- a CDS encoding host-nuclease inhibitor Gam family protein: protein MDIGTIEKMTKDYADARGTLSGRVTEMNEAIDLIKRRYLPLIKHAVNSALDRKSKLQAEIENHPELFEKPRTLTLHGIKVGFQKQRAGIDWNDDEAVVKLIRKHFPDQVDVLVKTTEKPVKSALNQLTVADLKKLGVSVSDGADEAVIKPTDTDVDKLVAKLLEDEPQAA from the coding sequence ATGGATATCGGAACGATCGAGAAGATGACCAAGGACTACGCCGACGCTCGCGGCACGCTGTCGGGCCGCGTCACCGAGATGAACGAAGCCATCGATCTGATCAAGCGGCGGTATCTTCCGCTGATCAAGCATGCGGTCAACTCGGCGCTGGACCGCAAGTCGAAGCTGCAAGCCGAGATCGAGAATCACCCCGAGCTGTTCGAGAAGCCGCGCACGCTGACCCTGCACGGAATCAAGGTCGGTTTTCAGAAACAGCGCGCCGGCATCGACTGGAACGATGATGAGGCCGTCGTGAAGCTGATCCGCAAGCACTTCCCCGACCAGGTGGATGTGCTCGTGAAGACCACGGAGAAGCCCGTGAAGTCAGCGCTGAACCAGCTCACCGTCGCTGACCTGAAGAAGCTCGGCGTCTCGGTTTCCGATGGCGCGGACGAAGCGGTCATCAAGCCGACCGACACCGACGTGGACAAACTGGTGGCGAAGCTGCTGGAGGATGAGCCGCAAGCGGCGTGA